GAATATCTTTCCGATTCACTCTCGACCACCAATCGTGTTTCCAGAGATTCCTTCATAACTGTTCACACTACCTGAAACCCAGCCTAATCCCATCGCAATTTTCCATGGCAATGCCGCTCCAATAGCCAATATAGCAGAATTTACCACTATATTGACTACAAAATTTGAATCGTTTCTTTTTTAAATCATGAGTTTTTGTACAATAAATACAGCTAGCTTTTGTTAGCTAGTGGCAACTTGATTAGTGAGTGTTTGCTTACTATCAAGGCTTTACCGCTCGACTCCACTCGGATAGTAAAGTGCCTTTTTATTTTACTTATTACTATTATCAATCATCCACTGAACTGCTTGTTCTTTTTCTAGAATTATAGGTTCTTCCACAGTTCCTATATTAATTGACTTTATAACAGCCTCATTTAAATTTATAGGATTTTTAATTGTTGAATTTTTTAAAATAGTATCTTTAAACCAGGTATATTTGAAATCTACGTTTTCCAATAAAGAATTACTAAAATTTGCATCTCTTAAATCAGCTGATACAAAGCTACTGTTCTTTATGGTAGAATCAGAAAAATCAGTTTCTGGTAATTCTGCTTTCAAAAAGTTCGTTTGATTTATATTAGCTCTAGCAAAAAAAGTATAGTCTGCCTTACTTTTTACATAACCACCTTGAATGATTTGTGCACTCGCAAAACTAGATGAATATAAATTAGCTCCGTAAAAATCTACATTTTCTAGTTTTAGATTTTCAAATGAGCAATCTGTCAAAGAACTTTCTGAAAGATTAACATTAACAAGATTTTCATTTTCAAATTGGAATTCATCTAATATTAGTTCTTCTCCTTGTTTCCCTAAAGTTTGAACATATTTTTCATGGGATTTTATTTTTTCTTCAATATCTACTTTCATTATCTTTCCCTCCTATTTCACGGATAAAATATGATTTTATCAATTAATCCCTTATTTTTTAATTCGTTAATTAAAATAGTTCTATGTTTAGAAGTCAAGTTAGTAGTATTAATGATTAAATCATGACTTCTATCTAATTCTTTCATTATACTTTCCATTGCTTTATCTAAAGTAAAAGCTCCTTTTTTAGGAGAAGTATGACCATTTGGATAAGAAATAAAACTTTTAACATCGTATTTTTTTCCCTGTAACAGTGTCAATAAATTCCGCACCACCGTTAGCGGTTTTATCTCTTACAATGTGTCCCAAATCTCCTCTTTCCTCTAGAGCTAAGCCAATCTCTCTCTCTAATTCTGACCCTTTCGTTATATTACCACTATGTGATGGGTCTCTAGCCAAATCATCCAAATCAGTTTGAGTTCTTTTTATTTTTGATGGATTAGTCCCACCAGCTTTCTCAGGAACTTCAGGAACCTTACTCCCTCTATTCTTAAACCCTTTCACACCACTATACCCCGCTAATGCAAGATCCAATGTGCCAAATACTCCACGCAAAATGCGCTCTTTTCCGCTTAACTTTCGGCCACCAATCGTGTTTCCAGAGATTGATTCATAACTGTTCACACTACCTGAAACCAGGCCTAATCCCATCGCTATCTTCCATGGCAATGCCGCTCCGATAGCCAATACTGCTCCATTTACCACTGTATTGACTACCAAAGTTGAATCGTTTCTTTTTTAAATCATGAGTTTTTGTAC
The sequence above is a segment of the Carnobacterium gallinarum DSM 4847 genome. Coding sequences within it:
- a CDS encoding pentapeptide repeat-containing protein encodes the protein MKVDIEEKIKSHEKYVQTLGKQGEELILDEFQFENENLVNVNLSESSLTDCSFENLKLENVDFYGANLYSSSFASAQIIQGGYVKSKADYTFFARANINQTNFLKAELPETDFSDSTIKNSSFVSADLRDANFSNSLLENVDFKYTWFKDTILKNSTIKNPINLNEAVIKSINIGTVEEPIILEKEQAVQWMIDNSNK